The following DNA comes from Palaemon carinicauda isolate YSFRI2023 chromosome 22, ASM3689809v2, whole genome shotgun sequence.
gcaaaaaattttgttgatttgagaaaaacccctcagaagaatattgggagttaaatgacagtacAAGAATAGAAATAAACCTATAAGTGAGATTTCCCGAGTGCCGTGTGTTTAAGGTCATGTTGAgtagtatatggagatggtttggcatgctcttcgcactttcaaagagagattagttcaccaaatatttaactgggctacacaagctactaaaagagttggaagacccatgcctatatgactgaggactatgaatcgtgaagtaggagatgatgaatggaaaactttTGAACTCAAATTTAAAAATAgactcgactggcgaaatctagtcgCGGCCCTTTGAGATGatgaccatgaaaaaaaaaaagtagtctgAATCCCTTTTGTAGTAGTTTTCGACACTGAAAATCATAAAAGAGCAGGGAACTAgttataaataaatttcaatataacCTTAAAAGTCGTCACggaataactctatatatatatatatatatatatatatatatatatatatatatatatatatatatatatatatatatatatatttataaatatatatatatatatatatatatatatatataatatacgtacatgcatgtatgcatgtatgtacgtatgcaggtatgtatgtttgtatgtatacagtatatgtggacAAACCAGGGGAAACACAAAGAAAGAATAgtctaaataaataaaactaaactaCGGTTATATATTCTATTGCAATATAACAAGTCACTTCAACATGCATCAGTGTTATCCCATTAGTTTCAAGCTATCATACGCTGATAAAAAGCAATGAAAAAATTGTCACCACTACTTTGATCTTTATTCAGAGTCCAAGGAAATGATACTGCCCCAAAAATGCTGTGAGGTGGGGGGAGGGTTGATAAGACGGAGCACCACCACTAGCTGGTATATAAGGACGACTGCAGGTGATCATCCTTGTGCCTAGTCATCATGAAGTCGGGTCTCCTCCTCTTGGCAGTGGCCGGAGCTGCCTTGTTCTCTGTTGCTTCTGCAGGTAAGTAGTTCCAATATCATGAATTTTGATCTGTTCACATAAAATAATTGTAATCAATGACTACTATGAGAAAGGTTGTATCGATTCTGAAAAGTATGATATAAGAAGATGGTGGTGAAGAAGAACAACTTCATATTTGGGGTGATAATAAATTGAAGACGTTCAAAATTCTTTATATAGTATCGTGTTAACAAACAATTgattgataaattttttttattagagttagttattattattattattattattattattattattattattattattattattattattattattattattattattattacttgctaatctacaaccctagttggaaaagcagaatgctgtaagacaAGGGGTCCCAAAAAGGAAAGTATCGTTGGTATAAtgctaaatatctaaaaaaaaggtTATATGGCATTTAAGGGGGGCAATCACCATATAATAATTTTCAAtcagaatttgaaatcattcataAAGTTTACATATATGTAGAAGGTATTCAATCGGAAGAAATACCAAGGCGTTTGGATTATTAGTTTCAAATTAACTGAAGAAAAACTGAACAAATTCAAATCGATTTTAGTAATTTATTTATAGAGGTATTACCATATAACTTATTGACATAGAAAATATATGATAAGTAGAAGGATCTTCCGGCAAAGAAAATTTCgacaatagtaaagaaaaaaatatatgtgaatatatctatattttgttaaaaaaagataTACTACAAACTACTACACTTTGTTTTCcattcatagaaaaatatattcccCAAAAATATATGTGTTCTTTTTCTTTAAAATGGTATATTTATCCTTGAAATTTGTTttctaataagaaaaatatgaGCATTTGAATGTGACAAAAATGAAACCGAGAAAAACTGCTTTTACGTTTTTTGCACTCCCAGCGATAATGCATAGCACTTATTACATGAAATGTGCCAggggtaaaaatatataaaaatttagttttaataAAAGATAGGAGGCCTGATATGAATTTGGTTGAATTTACTCATCTTCGATAATTTCAAGAATATTTGTACAATAAGAAGATCAAGGtcaaatcataatattattattattatcacccaaaTATTTGAAGAACAAGGGGGTCGGGTTTATAAATTGGTACAAATTATCACCGTGATAGATAGAAAGCCATATATGACTTGGGGGCATTTACTCATTTTCATTATCTTAAATAATATTCGTCCAAAAATAATCCGGTACGCCCCCTTATTTACCGATTCTGTGTCAACTTCTAAAAACTATCTATTCCATGTGTACTTTTTGCAGATGCGTCAAACGCCCAGAAGCAGCACGATGTAAACTATCTCTTGTGGAAGGTGAACGAGAACCTTCGAGATGAAACTCACAAGAACTACGCAAAAACCTTTGACCCAGAGGCCGACACTTCCCATTACTCAGATAATGGAGAAGCAGTCCACCGTCTCATGAAGGAGCTGAAAGATCACCGACTGCTGGAGCAGAAACATTGGTTCTCCCTCTTCAACGAGAGACAACGTGAGGAAGCTCTTATGCTTTTCGACGTCTTCATGCATTGCAAAGACTGGGAAACAATTGTCAAAAATGCTGCCTTTTTCCGTGAACGTATGAACGAGGGAGAATTTGTGTACGCAGTTTACGCTGGTGCCATCCATCATCCTTTGGCTGAACATGTCGTGCTTCCTCCACTCTATGAAGTTACCCCTCACATGTTCACAAATACCGAGGTTATTCAAGAAGCTTATGCAGCCAAAATGAGACAAACTCCTACCAAAATCAAATCCTCATTCACTGGTACAGCAAGGAACAAGGAACAACGTGTAGCCTACTTTGGTGAAGACATTGGCATGAACACCCATCACGTTTTCTGGCATTTGGAATTCCCCTTCTGGTGGAGGGATTCTTATTCTCATAAGCTTGACCGCAAAGGAGAGAACTTCTTCTGGGTACATAACCAGCTTGCTGTTCGCTTCGATGCTGAGAGAATTTCCAACTACTTGGAGCCAGTTCAGGAACTTCACTGGGAAAAACCTATCCATGATGGATTTGCTCCTCATACCTCCTACAAATACGGAGGAGCTTTCCCATCTCGTCCTGATGATATTCATTTCGAAGATGTTGATGGAGTTGCTAGAGTTAGAGATATGGTCATCTACGAAAGCCGTATCAGAGATGCCATTGCTCACGGATATATCATCAAAGAAGATGGTACTCATATCGATATCATGAATGAGCATGGAATAGATGTTCTTGGTGATGTGATTGAGTCCTCTTTATACAGTCCCAATGTTCAGTACTATGGAGCTCTCCATAACACTGCCCATATAATGCTTGGTCGTCAAACAGATCCTCACGGAAAGTACAACATGCCTCCAGGTGTAATGGAACACTTCGAAACTGCCACTCGTGATCCCGGTTTCTTCCGACTTCACAAATACATGGATAACATCTTCAGAGAGCACAAGGACAGTCTACCTAGCTACAGTTTTGAGGACTTAGACTTTGAAGGAGTAGAAGTAACTAATGTTGCTATTGATGGTAAACTGGAGACTTACTTCGAAGACTTTGAATACAGTCTGATCAATGCTGTGGATGACACCGAAGATATCCCAGATGTTGACATCGATACATATGTTCCTCGTCTGAACCACAAGGAATTCTCCTACAACATTGACATCAAGAACGACAAAGGAGCAGATACCTTGGCAACTGTTCGAATTTACATTTGGCCCCATAAGGACAACAATGGTGTAGAATTCTCCTTCGATGATGCAAGGTGGCAGGCAATAGAACTCGACAGATTCTGGGTTAAATGTAAgtatttataaaagatatttttcgtTATTTTCACTCTCGCTCATTATAGAAATTAAAATGTATTCAAATTATTTCtatagtttttaaatatataatataatcttatCTAATTTAAATGCAATAACAATAGAATAAATTTTATCAAGCCATGTTCAGTATTTATCATGAATTATATTATTTACCATACATACTTATTTTCAGTGAAGACAGTATTGGTTCATGAGTAAATCGTTTACAGTTAATGGATTTTTAAGATCTTCAACCAAAACTGATCTATTTTAtcctttaattttaattatttgtatGTTTGACAAAACTTTTTTAAGTAGAGACACAGCTAATATTCTATTCCTTGTTATCCAAGTGATAAACTAATGTTTTTCTTTGAACAGTATCCGCTGGAGACAACCACATCGTCCGCAAATCCAGTGATTCATCAGTCACCGTAGCTGATGTCCCCAGCTTCAAGACCCTCATGGAAAAGACCGAAGCTGCTCTTTCAAGTGGAGGAGACCTCGATCTCCATGAGTTCGAGAGTGCTGTTGGCGTGCCAAATCGTTTCCTCCTCCCCAAAGGTAACGAAAATGGCGTGGAATTCGATCTTTATGTCTGTGTGACCGACGGTGAGAAAGACGCTGCCATTCCAGACATTCACACCAAGGAAGGATTCATGCACTACGGCTCACATGGAGTCTACCCCGACAAGAGGAATCATGGTTTCCCCTTCGATCGCCATGTTGAAGATGAACGCATCTTCGAAAAGGTCACCAACTTCCATCACACTCTGGTTAAGATCTACAACCATGGAGAGCATATCCACCATCATGACTAGAAGCATCACCAATTTCCATCAAGGTTAATGTACTCATATAAGAAAAAAGAACGTTTATGCTATAATGAGAGTACAGAAAATAAAGCAATATAAAGTCAATAAAATCTTTCATTTACAACCTTTCTTATGCATTTATAATCCTGGATTATATGTTGATTCTTTTGTAAATAAGTATACTTTAGATAActtaaaatagcaaaatattaagaaaaatatggaaCCCATGTTACTATTTTATCTATGAAGCTCTTGAATGGTCAATAAAATCTGAGATAAATAGGAATAAATAATGACCATCTATCACATATATCATTAAAGAATTGCTTTAAGCATAACATCCAAAATAtcagtcttctttttcttttacatgaaaCGAGTCATCAATTCAATTGATgtatcatgatgtatatatatatatatatatatatatatatatatatgtgtgtgtgtgtgtgtaaatatatatatatatatatatatatatatatatatatatatatatatatatatatatatatatatatatatatatatatatatatacacacatatatatatatatatacatatatatatatatatatatatatatatatatatatatatatatatatatatatatatatatgtatatatatatatatatatatatatatatatatatatatatatatatatatatatatatatattattaacaatacTATCATGTCTAGGatcaaaaatgaataaatgatttaaatACCCAAAAATAGGAAATGTCGAACAATTGGTTTCATGGTAAGAACAATACACTGAGTACATAAGTATGATTCTTTTCctggttttatttttcatatcatacCTTTATCTTGACGTAAATGTTCATAGCTCTTTTATTGGactaagaaataaaattataaacagGAAAATAGGTTTAGaaatataaacgaaattaaaataaaacattcaaaatataaCAACAAGTCAAATAGTTAATCTATCagcaatatattaaaattattaatattgatgataacaataaccataataatgacAACGATAATATTAATCAAAGTTATAGTATTTATTTACGTTCGTTAAAATAATTATCTTAGAAGTGGTTTTCTGTttcataaaattactattatttttcttcaaCAAAGAATTGTTGTTTTAATTCCTTTATCTTTCATATTGATCAGTTTACAGTAAGATTTACAATCCCACTGCTACTATAGAAAGATAATATGAACTCTTGTGAAATGAACTCGTCAGCTAATTATTCTGAATATAATACCCAGTTCACTGTGGAAGCAAATATAGTTTTATTGCAGAGTTTAATTAAAATGAACCTTAACAGATATACACTGCGTTCATACAAACTGCGATATGCAGGTTATTTTTTTATGGGTCTTTTCCTACAAAACTTACTTTAATATCTTTAATGGACAGTTTCCTAGAAACTACAAGATAGAGAGACAAGTGCAATTCAAGTATTTACAAAAGGCAAGACATGATTTTATGCTAGATGTTCCtcttcactggaaaaaaaaacacctttattgGTAGTAATCTACTCACAACATTTTGCCGTAAACAAAAAAGCTAAAGGTGCAAACATTGCTTCTTCATTTGTAAAATTGAAACGGAAGTAAAAAACTCTCCTATGTAACACTGATATTGCTGAAGGCCAAATATATTCTACCACGGGATCTGCAAACACCTGTAATTTCCCTAAACATTCTTAACAGCCATAAAATGAAGGAGAAAAGAAACAGTGGCTTACATATAACAAGAGCATACAAAACTACTAATTATAATGAACCAAATCTCATTTTTAGAAGAAAATATACTTACATTCTCAGATATTTCTACCTACTTGAGGTTAAGGGCTAATCTCCTAGATTAATTTATCAAcaattttaacaaaagaaaaaaacttagAATCCATTTTACAGCAAGAAAAAACCTTAACAGATTATTTTACTTCTATTGGGTCATCATTGCTTTCTATTTGAAGCTCACATATCAAAAAAAATTCATAGATCTATGCGATAAATTACTAAATGTTAACTTAAGCTCTAGCCATAGATAAGT
Coding sequences within:
- the LOC137616619 gene encoding hemocyanin subunit-like, which translates into the protein MKSGLLLLAVAGAALFSVASADASNAQKQHDVNYLLWKVNENLRDETHKNYAKTFDPEADTSHYSDNGEAVHRLMKELKDHRLLEQKHWFSLFNERQREEALMLFDVFMHCKDWETIVKNAAFFRERMNEGEFVYAVYAGAIHHPLAEHVVLPPLYEVTPHMFTNTEVIQEAYAAKMRQTPTKIKSSFTGTARNKEQRVAYFGEDIGMNTHHVFWHLEFPFWWRDSYSHKLDRKGENFFWVHNQLAVRFDAERISNYLEPVQELHWEKPIHDGFAPHTSYKYGGAFPSRPDDIHFEDVDGVARVRDMVIYESRIRDAIAHGYIIKEDGTHIDIMNEHGIDVLGDVIESSLYSPNVQYYGALHNTAHIMLGRQTDPHGKYNMPPGVMEHFETATRDPGFFRLHKYMDNIFREHKDSLPSYSFEDLDFEGVEVTNVAIDGKLETYFEDFEYSLINAVDDTEDIPDVDIDTYVPRLNHKEFSYNIDIKNDKGADTLATVRIYIWPHKDNNGVEFSFDDARWQAIELDRFWVKLSAGDNHIVRKSSDSSVTVADVPSFKTLMEKTEAALSSGGDLDLHEFESAVGVPNRFLLPKGNENGVEFDLYVCVTDGEKDAAIPDIHTKEGFMHYGSHGVYPDKRNHGFPFDRHVEDERIFEKVTNFHHTLVKIYNHGEHIHHHD